The following are from one region of the Sorghum bicolor cultivar BTx623 chromosome 2, Sorghum_bicolor_NCBIv3, whole genome shotgun sequence genome:
- the LOC8081774 gene encoding UDP-glycosyltransferase 76C2, which produces MARGDGPAPAPAPTPARGARVVLCPLSFQGHLSPMLHLAGALHARGLAVTVLHTAFNAPDPARHPAGITFVAVPDVIPEAVAPATNNGGIAKLLALNAAMESSGHVRHALASLLAEEGAPRLACLIFDSTLSAAQDAGAGLGIPTLVLQTGSATSFRLFRSNIYDMLHDKGYLPATESNLHMPVKELPPLQVRDLFDPSKLPNKEIVHKILSRATETTTNSSGAILNTSEALESHELQIIHDKFAHKGIPPFAIGPLHKLITSNNGVETSLLHQDRSCIKWLDTQAPGSVLYVNFGSVVHVTQDELTEIAWGLANSGKPFLWVVRRGLVLLVDKHGELPDGFMPAVEGRGKVIEWAPQLEVLAHPAVGGFWTHNGWNSTLESIYEGVPMLSRPIFGDQLPTARYVRDIWKIGILLDGVLERGEVEKAIKKLMEEDEGAVIRERAKELKEKVRMCLDSGGSSQQAIDKLVDHILSL; this is translated from the exons ATGGCCCGAGGGGACGGtccagctccagctccagctccaaCTCCAGCCCGCGGCGCTCGCGTCGTGCTGTGCCCACTGTCGTTCCAGGGCCACCTCAGCCCGATGCTGCACCTCGCCGGCGCGCTGCACGCGCGGGGGCTCGCCGTCACCGTCCTCCACACGGCGTTCAACGCGCCGGACCCCGCGCGCCACCCGGCCGGGATCACCTTCGTCGCCGTGCCGGACGTCATCCCGGAGGCCGTGGCGCCCGCGACGAACAACGGCGGCATCGCCAAGCTCCTCGCCCTGAACGCCGCCATGGAGTCCTCGGGCCACGTCCGCCACGCGCTCGCGTCGCTCCTCGCAGAGGAGGGGGCACCGCGGCTGGCGTGCCTCATCTTCGACTCCACCCTCTCCGCCGCGCAGGACGCCGGCGCTGGCCTCGGGATTCCCACGCTCGTGCTTCAGACCGGCAGCGCCACCAGCTTCCGGTTGTTCAGGTCCAACATCTACGACATGCTCCACGACAAGGGCTATCTGCCGGCCACAG AGTCCAACCTACACATGCCGGTAAAGGAGCTTCCACCCTTACAAGTGAGGGACCTGTTTGACCCAAGCAAGCTTCCCAACAAAGAGATCGTGCACAAGATCTTGAGTCGTGCCACCGAGACAACAACAAACTCCTCCGGTGCAATACTCAACACATCTGAGGCTCTTGAGTCCCACGAGCTTCAGATCATCCATGACAAATTTGCCCATAAAGGTATTCCACCCTTTGCCATCGGTCCGCTTCACAAGCTCATCACCTCTAACAATGGCGTCGAGACTAGTCTACTTCATCAGGACCGCAGTTGCATCAAGTGGTTGGATACACAAGCCCCTGGCTCCGTGCTATATGTGAACTTTGGTAGTGTTGTTCATGTGACTCAAGATGAGCTTACTGAGATCGCATGGGGCCTAGCGAACAGCGGCAAGCCATTTCTATGGGTGGTTCGGCGTGGCCTTGTGCTTTTAGTGGACAAACATGGGGAGCTCCCGGATGGGTTTATGCCGGCTGTGGAGGGTAGAGGCAAGGTGATTGAATGGGCACCACAACTAGAGGTTCTAGCACACCCTGCAGTAGGGGGCTTTTGGACTCATAATGGATGGAACTCCACATTGGAGAGTATCTATGAGGGGGTGCCAATGTTGTCGAGGCCAATCTTTGGAGATCAGTTACCAACCGCAAGGTACGTGCGCGACATATGGAAGATTGGGATTTTGTTGGATGGTGTGCTAGAGCGAGGGGAGGTTGAGAAGGCCATCAAGAAGCTGATGGAAGAAGATGAGGGAGCTGTAATCAGGGAAAGAGCAAAGGAATTGAAGGAGAAAGTGCGGATGTGCCTTGACAGCGGTGGGTCTTCTCAACAGGCTATCGATAAGTTGGTGGATCACATTCTCTCTCTTTGA
- the LOC8069142 gene encoding uncharacterized protein LOC8069142 translates to MTGGKGAHGGSRFIRHMRMKHALGLPYSYKMWPAKRMRGRDRRRGTWWDRKRNCIAIEGVDFAQDTQEGGADEFELIPDSDEEGVAKGSSLLGDDDEYVPETEPQDVMVSTITVPCANQGRQRLGTLLHEWKRLISDVENESGKVDMESAKVQMDSVKVEMESDKLEMCAKVQMDNVKLEKDTAKVEMDNLKLEKESVKVEMDSVKAEMDTGKELDHRASFSDIETDDEACWVQDGVDLRGHSQVEDDDFNEQGLLIVFVIRVRQLLFVKYDVNNICIHAKVMYDIIQGFLDLLVDHLNQMDAQRYHLVQKQGFVVLRVDHLNEMDAQHCDLV, encoded by the exons ATGACAGGCGGCAAGGGGGCACATGGGGGTAGCCGGTTCATTCGTCACATGCGGATGAAGCATGCCTTGGGGCTCCCATATAGCTATAAGATGTGGCCCGCAAAGCGGATGCGCGGCCGGGATCGTCGTCGTGGTACTTGGTGGGACCGCAAGCGGAACTGCATAGCCATCGAAGGAGTGGACTTTGCTCAAGATACACAGGAAGGGGGTGCAGATGAATTTGAGTTGATACCTGATTCGGATGAAGAAGGAGTTGCTAAGGGTTCATCTTTGCTTGGTGATGACGATGAGTACGTACCTGAGACGGAGCCGCAAGATGTTATGGTGAGCACAATTACTGTGCCGTGCGCCAACCAAGGTCGTCAGCGTTTGGG TACTTTGCTTCACGAGTGGAAACGACTTATTTCGGATGTCGAGAATGAGAGTGGCAAGGTGGACATGGAGAGCGCCAAGGTGCAGATGGACAGTGTAAAGGTGGAGATGGAGAGCGACAAGTTGGAGATGTGTGCCAAGGTGCAAATGGACAATGTGAAGTTGGAGAAGGACACTGCCAAGGTGGAGATGGACAATCTGAAGTTGGAGAAGGAGAGTGTCAAGGTGGAGATGGACAGTGTCAAGGCGGAGATGGATACTGGCAAGGAGCTGGACCATAGGGCTAGCTTCTCTGATATTGAAACCGATGATGAGGCATGTTGGGTTCAGGATGGTGTGGACTTGCGAGGCCATTCGCAGGTGGAAGATGACGACTTTAATGAACAG GGGTTGCTGATAGTCTTCGTCATCCGAGTCAGACAACTCCTCTTCGTCAAATATGATGTGAACAACATCTGTATACACGCCAAAGTCATGTATGACATCATCCAAG GTTTTCTTGATCTTCTAGTGGATCATTTAAATCAAATGGATGCCCAGCGCTATCACCTGGTACAGAAGCAAG GTTTTGTTGTTCTTCGTGTGGATCATTTGAATGAAATGGATGCGCAGCATTGTGACCTGGTATAG
- the LOC8081775 gene encoding uncharacterized protein LOC8081775: MKSGRKSLDSNGRCGPIISRKAQQRMDDYLVAVKRIECANEEDRDGVDMEVDGHEVEQEQYLNGKALYDVSSGGLRKHGRLAIANGAVKSSDVRAAGRERSVFPSNSMTMQNMSREMEQLRRANGRLEQENHEKDNALQQNKVLVDLVLATGSSHAVSESANNANDFGHTNEDLHATIVANNQGSDNNGDDASI, encoded by the exons ATGAAATCTGGCAGGAAAAGTTTGGATAGCAATGGTAGATGTGGTCCAATCATTAGCCGCAAAGCCCAACAACGCATG GACGACTATCTTGTTGCTGTTAAGAGGATAGAATGTGCAAACGAAGAGGATAGAGATGGTGTAGACATGGAAGTGGATGGGCATGAGGTCGAGCAAGAGCAATATTTGAATGGGAAGGCACTATATGATGTGTCTAGTGGTGGCCTGAGAAAGCATGGGCGTCTTGCCATAGCAAATGGTGCTGTTAAATCTTCAGATGTTAGGGCAGCCGGAAGGGAAAGAAGTGTGTTCCCATCAAATTCAATGACTATGCAAAACATGTCTCGCGAAATGGAACAGCTACGTCGTGCAAATGGAAGGCTAGAACAAGAGAATCATGAAAAGGACAACGCACTACAGCAAAACAAAGTTCTTGTAGACTTGGTATTG GCAACCGGTTCTTCTCATGCTGTCTCAGAATCTGCCAACAATGCCAATGATTTTGGGCACACCAATGAAGACCTTCATGCTACAATTGTTGCCAACAATCAAGGTTCCGACAACAATGGAGATGATGCATCGATTTGA